One part of the uncultured Bacteroides sp. genome encodes these proteins:
- a CDS encoding FecR domain-containing protein: MDINQNKIEKLIVLHLLKTINPEEQEELNDWINASSQNKAFFERICSEKTFERKYKLYKDVDSNKAFQKFIERNGNKEEKKFPVLKLLKYAAILLLPITIATYLFFTNSGLDDYKNERTEIFPGKPQATLILGNGKFIMLNAHDRKQIREGFSLLAINAPSGISYEKTKDSTLYNQENILKTPRGGEYTVKLSDGTVIHLNSASQLKYPVAFGEKSRTVYLTGEAYFDIAKDKKRPFYVVTNDILIKQYGTSFNVDSYSPNFVKVVLVKGSIGVITQNPQAEYRLKESQMAEYSKKDHTVTITNVDTYPYTAWNEGKLVFENKNLGDIMQTLSLWYDMNVHFENKNLKNIHFTGNLKRDASIEDLINAIKYTTDVDIQINGKDVLISKKP; this comes from the coding sequence ATGGATATAAATCAAAATAAAATAGAAAAATTAATTGTTCTTCATCTCTTGAAAACAATTAATCCGGAAGAGCAGGAAGAACTTAACGACTGGATAAATGCATCTTCACAAAATAAAGCTTTCTTTGAAAGAATATGCTCCGAAAAGACCTTTGAGAGAAAGTACAAACTTTATAAAGATGTAGATTCAAATAAAGCCTTTCAAAAATTTATTGAACGAAACGGAAATAAAGAAGAAAAAAAATTCCCTGTTTTAAAGCTGCTTAAATATGCAGCAATCTTATTATTGCCAATAACAATTGCAACTTATCTCTTTTTTACTAACTCCGGTTTAGATGATTATAAAAATGAAAGAACCGAGATATTCCCCGGTAAACCGCAAGCCACTCTGATTCTTGGAAACGGAAAATTTATCATGCTAAATGCTCATGACAGAAAACAAATAAGGGAAGGATTTTCATTACTTGCAATAAATGCTCCTTCAGGAATATCTTATGAAAAAACAAAAGACTCAACTTTATATAATCAGGAAAATATTTTAAAGACCCCAAGAGGCGGAGAATATACAGTTAAACTGTCCGACGGAACAGTAATACATCTAAATTCTGCCAGTCAACTTAAATATCCTGTAGCTTTTGGAGAAAAATCAAGAACGGTTTACTTAACCGGAGAAGCTTATTTTGATATTGCTAAAGATAAAAAGCGACCATTCTACGTGGTAACTAATGATATTCTGATTAAACAATACGGTACATCATTCAATGTAGATTCATATTCACCAAACTTTGTAAAGGTAGTTTTAGTAAAAGGAAGCATAGGAGTTATTACTCAAAACCCTCAGGCTGAATATCGCCTGAAAGAATCGCAGATGGCTGAATACAGCAAGAAAGATCATACGGTTACAATTACTAATGTAGATACATATCCTTATACAGCATGGAATGAAGGAAAGCTTGTTTTCGAAAACAAGAATCTTGGAGATATAATGCAGACTTTATCATTATGGTATGATATGAATGTGCATTTTGAAAACAAGAATCTTAAAAATATCCATTTTACAGGTAATCTAAAAAGAGATGCATCAATAGAAGATTTAATAAATGCGATAAAATATACAACAGATGTTGATATACAAATAAATGGGAAAGACGTATTAATAAGTAAAAAACCATAA
- a CDS encoding DUF4876 domain-containing protein produces the protein MNKLLNLSTWLIISFLFIGMTSCSTTDDATKTLNFDVKVTMPAGFKADAFYANQTVNISKGTAVVYSAVTDANGIAHFENVIPDVYDISTSCEISGDDYVNMAEGDVENATVLITGSLLQQTVITEDAITIPSQMSIKQSLLISKIYYAGCKDNNTKNYLADQYIEFFNNSDEDLYIDGLYFALTETESTAAFPASANQDYVYVKQVFQFPGSGQQYKIAAGGTVLVTNSAIDHTLVATNSVNLTNASFEAKDPKKNNNTATPALNLIYTAYSTIPSMNILAGGDATVVLFKTKEDVSKWETVYKPGATSGLLYMKIPTKTIIDGLECLKNKATTGPDVNSKRLYNYIDAGYQYISAVSGYTGEVVARVKDKDANNRTYLKDSNNSTNDFALSATVKPGQFLSK, from the coding sequence ATGAACAAATTACTAAACCTTTCAACTTGGTTAATTATTTCATTCTTATTTATTGGAATGACTTCATGCAGTACAACTGATGATGCAACCAAGACTCTAAATTTCGATGTAAAAGTAACTATGCCTGCAGGTTTTAAAGCTGATGCATTTTATGCAAATCAGACTGTAAATATTTCAAAGGGAACTGCTGTAGTTTATTCTGCAGTAACCGATGCTAATGGCATTGCACATTTTGAAAATGTAATTCCTGACGTTTATGATATTTCTACATCTTGCGAGATCTCTGGCGATGATTATGTGAATATGGCTGAAGGAGATGTTGAAAATGCAACTGTTTTAATAACAGGTAGCTTGTTACAACAAACAGTTATTACAGAGGATGCTATTACTATTCCTTCGCAAATGAGTATTAAGCAGAGTCTGCTAATCAGTAAGATCTATTATGCTGGTTGCAAAGATAATAACACTAAAAACTACTTAGCGGACCAATATATTGAATTCTTCAACAATTCTGACGAAGATTTATACATTGACGGTTTATATTTCGCATTAACAGAAACAGAATCAACAGCTGCTTTTCCTGCATCTGCAAATCAAGACTATGTGTATGTTAAACAAGTATTCCAATTCCCGGGTAGTGGCCAACAATATAAAATTGCTGCAGGAGGAACTGTTTTAGTTACAAACAGTGCTATTGATCATACTTTAGTTGCAACAAATTCTGTAAATCTGACGAATGCCTCATTCGAAGCAAAAGATCCAAAGAAGAATAACAATACAGCAACTCCTGCTCTTAATCTTATATATACAGCATACTCTACTATTCCAAGTATGAACATTCTAGCCGGTGGTGATGCAACTGTTGTTTTATTTAAGACTAAAGAAGATGTTTCTAAATGGGAAACTGTTTATAAGCCAGGTGCTACTTCCGGATTACTATACATGAAAATCCCTACAAAAACAATTATTGATGGTTTAGAATGTTTAAAGAACAAAGCTACAACCGGACCGGATGTAAACTCTAAACGACTTTACAATTATATCGATGCCGGATACCAATATATTAGTGCAGTAAGTGGATATACCGGTGAAGTTGTTGCCAGAGTAAAAGATAAAGATGCTAATAATCGTACTTATCTAAAAGATTCTAATAATAGTACGAACGATTTTGCTTTATCAGCAACAGTGAAACCAGGACAATTTCTAAGTAAATAG
- a CDS encoding TonB-dependent receptor plug domain-containing protein: MERNGHRFITIVILLFTAILFVPNQTLANNLSDKDKLTLDLKDVTIKEFLEEIQRQTNLNFVYNADQAKMLKHISIKAKDESIKSILNKVLVGAGFTYKIQGNIIMIKYQGNKSTFKSGQKVFNMQIKVVDDSGKDPLDMAVCSIKSLGIFGVTDKNGYAELKGIPDNEDVYLEISYLGFETYKQTLSIDKNTQLNVRMKQTSLQLKEVSVVAKNSAAGASTSSSIGRQAIDHLQAVSLADIIQLVPGNLMTNTDLTSKSNLQIRTLTNNTTNAFGSSVIVDGVPISSNANLGTQGSYSETSFTGTDLRQISADNIESVEVIRGIPSAEYGDLTSGAVIVKTKTGHTPWQIKGKVNPSTNNFSLGKGFKLNNNLGTLNTNLDYAQAWGDPRTKTNSFDRYSASVNYAKNFFKIWRTSTSINYSGLVDWSGNDPDQVDDGTFTKERNATISINHNGKIGINKLFSRTLSYTFGFSYNQNEYRNTRIVPNSSGFLPILTATETGYNQVPVETSSYKASGGSKSAPKNLYFKLSNSFYYNLKGLYQRFNMGVEYKKESNSGIGYYNDNDRYPLQPNNNGRPRSYSDIPALNQISGYFEDSFRWKLGKRTFNLQLGGRFTTLQPGKEEQTFSFSPRINASATILPWLEMRGGYGTNSKTPGLIHLYPDKKYTDRIAANYMPVGKPVEQLVMYHTMVYKTQRTKGLKNANNTKYELGFDFKLPKNRKLSIIAYHDKTGNGFGSYTEYFTYNSNVYTKDKGLITSPGQATTVDWNNPSRIDTIFTTTGKIGNTNVSINKGIEMDFDLGDISAINSSFYLTGAYMETEGYSNGPNFSDPSNLPSKYSISNTTPFKLLYPSGNSKDINRRFSTNLRMVCNIPSLRMVASLATQAIWYTYSSTTNQKMDPIGWIDTDLSYHEITASMLNDANYKIKEVLLSKQRRDPKNNPASSEPVLWMMSGRLTKELGKNSGFSFYANNLFYYEPFKSNNVSTTLSQRNEGTFSFGVELFFNF; this comes from the coding sequence ATGGAAAGAAACGGGCATAGATTTATTACAATAGTAATATTACTCTTCACAGCTATTTTGTTTGTGCCAAACCAAACATTAGCAAACAATTTATCTGATAAGGATAAACTGACTCTAGATCTCAAAGACGTAACAATTAAAGAATTCCTTGAAGAAATTCAAAGGCAGACAAATCTGAATTTTGTTTATAATGCAGATCAGGCCAAAATGCTTAAACACATCTCCATCAAAGCTAAAGATGAGAGTATTAAAAGCATATTGAATAAAGTTTTAGTAGGAGCTGGATTCACCTACAAAATTCAAGGGAATATTATAATGATTAAATACCAGGGAAATAAAAGCACTTTTAAAAGTGGGCAGAAGGTATTTAATATGCAGATAAAAGTAGTAGACGATAGTGGGAAAGATCCATTGGATATGGCTGTTTGTTCCATCAAATCGCTTGGAATTTTCGGTGTAACAGATAAAAATGGATACGCCGAATTAAAAGGTATTCCTGATAATGAGGATGTTTATCTGGAGATTTCTTACCTGGGATTTGAAACATATAAGCAAACTTTAAGTATAGACAAGAATACACAATTAAATGTCCGGATGAAACAGACTTCTCTGCAACTGAAAGAGGTTTCTGTTGTTGCAAAAAACAGTGCAGCAGGTGCTTCAACAAGTTCAAGCATAGGACGACAAGCCATTGATCACTTACAGGCTGTGAGTTTGGCAGATATAATTCAGCTCGTTCCTGGAAATTTGATGACTAATACTGACCTGACTTCAAAATCGAACTTGCAGATAAGAACACTCACCAACAACACAACAAACGCATTTGGTTCTTCTGTAATAGTTGACGGGGTACCTATTTCCAGTAATGCCAATCTAGGTACTCAAGGCAGTTACAGTGAAACGTCATTTACAGGAACTGATTTAAGACAAATCAGTGCTGACAATATTGAATCTGTTGAAGTAATAAGAGGAATCCCTTCTGCAGAATATGGAGACTTAACTTCAGGAGCAGTGATCGTTAAAACAAAAACCGGACATACTCCATGGCAAATTAAGGGTAAAGTTAATCCTTCAACAAATAATTTTTCATTAGGAAAAGGCTTTAAATTAAATAATAATCTAGGTACACTTAATACAAATCTGGATTATGCTCAAGCATGGGGAGACCCCAGAACAAAAACAAATTCTTTTGATAGATATAGTGCAAGTGTAAATTACGCAAAGAACTTTTTCAAGATATGGAGAACAAGTACCAGTATAAATTATTCTGGTCTTGTAGATTGGAGCGGAAATGATCCGGATCAGGTTGATGATGGAACATTTACAAAAGAAAGAAACGCTACAATATCAATAAACCACAATGGTAAGATTGGTATTAATAAACTATTTTCCCGTACATTAAGCTATACCTTTGGATTCTCATATAACCAAAATGAATACAGAAACACTAGAATTGTACCAAACTCTTCAGGTTTCTTACCAATACTTACTGCTACCGAAACCGGATACAATCAGGTGCCTGTAGAAACATCTTCGTATAAAGCTTCAGGTGGTAGTAAAAGTGCTCCAAAAAATCTGTATTTCAAACTATCAAACTCTTTTTATTACAATTTAAAAGGGTTATATCAAAGATTCAACATGGGAGTTGAATACAAAAAAGAATCAAACAGTGGAATAGGATATTACAATGATAATGACAGATATCCATTACAACCAAATAATAACGGACGCCCACGATCATATAGTGATATTCCGGCTTTAAATCAGATATCTGGCTATTTTGAAGACAGTTTTCGATGGAAACTTGGGAAAAGAACTTTCAATTTACAGTTAGGTGGAAGATTTACAACTCTGCAACCGGGAAAAGAAGAACAAACATTCTCTTTCTCGCCACGTATAAATGCTTCAGCAACTATTTTGCCTTGGCTTGAGATGAGAGGTGGTTATGGCACAAACTCTAAAACACCAGGATTAATACATTTATATCCTGACAAGAAGTACACAGACAGAATTGCAGCAAACTATATGCCTGTAGGGAAACCAGTTGAACAATTGGTTATGTACCATACAATGGTTTATAAAACTCAAAGAACAAAAGGACTTAAAAATGCAAATAATACAAAATACGAATTAGGATTCGATTTTAAACTACCAAAAAACAGGAAGCTAAGTATCATTGCATATCATGACAAAACAGGCAATGGTTTTGGATCATATACAGAATATTTCACTTATAATTCAAATGTTTATACAAAAGATAAGGGATTAATAACCTCACCGGGACAAGCAACAACTGTTGACTGGAATAATCCTTCAAGAATAGATACTATTTTTACTACAACAGGTAAAATTGGCAATACAAATGTATCTATAAATAAGGGTATTGAAATGGATTTTGACCTTGGTGATATTTCTGCTATAAACAGTTCTTTCTACTTAACTGGGGCATATATGGAAACTGAAGGATACTCAAATGGACCAAATTTCTCTGATCCATCAAATTTACCTTCTAAGTATTCTATATCAAATACAACTCCATTCAAGTTACTATATCCTTCTGGTAATTCTAAAGATATAAACAGGAGATTCAGTACAAACCTCCGAATGGTATGCAACATTCCAAGTCTGAGAATGGTAGCCTCTTTAGCTACTCAAGCAATATGGTATACTTACTCTAGTACAACCAATCAGAAAATGGATCCAATAGGATGGATTGATACTGATCTTTCATATCATGAAATAACAGCTTCCATGCTAAACGATGCAAACTATAAAATAAAAGAAGTTTTGCTAAGTAAACAAAGACGCGATCCTAAAAATAATCCAGCTTCTTCTGAACCTGTACTATGGATGATGAGCGGTAGACTTACAAAAGAATTGGGAAAGAATTCCGGTTTCTCATTCTATGCTAATAATCTTTTTTATTATGAACCATTCAAAAGCAATAATGTATCAACTACTTTAAGTCAAAGAAACGAGGGTACATTCAGCTTTGGTGTAGAACTATTTTTTAATTTCTAA
- a CDS encoding RNA polymerase sigma-70 factor: MNQKKESFLENLNKRHISAYKHLYENYYKALVVYAMDLVSQKEIAEDIVQDLFVSIWEKEMVFISLAAFKSFLYRSVRNASLNHIKHIDVEEKYVLSLQQNNEPEFDPEVEEEEIYRLLFSTIEKLPPRCHEIFEMHLKGKKNDEIAEILNISQETVKTQKKRAIKFIRENISPFYFLLLLPDIL; this comes from the coding sequence ATGAACCAAAAGAAGGAGTCATTTCTGGAAAATCTCAACAAGCGTCATATTAGTGCATATAAGCATTTATATGAGAATTATTATAAAGCGCTTGTTGTATATGCTATGGACTTAGTTTCCCAAAAGGAGATTGCCGAAGATATTGTACAGGATTTATTTGTCTCAATCTGGGAAAAAGAAATGGTCTTTATTTCTCTGGCTGCATTTAAATCTTTTCTTTATAGATCTGTAAGAAATGCATCTTTAAATCATATAAAGCATATAGATGTTGAAGAAAAGTATGTATTATCACTTCAGCAAAACAATGAACCGGAATTCGATCCAGAAGTTGAGGAAGAAGAAATTTACCGACTTTTGTTTTCTACCATAGAAAAATTACCTCCCCGATGTCACGAGATATTTGAAATGCATTTAAAAGGAAAGAAAAACGATGAGATAGCAGAGATTCTGAATATTTCTCAGGAGACAGTTAAAACTCAAAAGAAAAGAGCTATCAAATTTATAAGAGAGAATATATCTCCATTTTATTTTCTACTACTTTTGCCTGACATATTGTAA
- a CDS encoding dipeptidase, with amino-acid sequence MKHIQSYIALHEQRMMNELFSLIRIPSVSALPEHKDDMLACAQRWKELLLEAGADRTQVMASSGNPIVYGEKIVSPDAKTVLVYAHYDVMPAEPLEKWTSSPFEPEIRDGKIWARGADDDKGQAFIQVKAFEYLVSHLLLKNNVKFIFEGEEEIGSPSLEEFCKDHKDLLKADVILVSDTSMLGADLPSLTTGLRGLAYWEIEVTGPNRDLHSGHFGGAVANPINILCGMLSKVIDENGRITIPHFYDDVEAVPDAERAMIAQIPFDEEKYKKSIDVKELAGETGYSTLERNSCRPSFDVCGIWGGYTGEGSKTVLPSKAYAKVSCRLVAHQDHHTISELFKDYIEQTAPETVKVKVTPMHGGQGYVCPISHPAYRAAEKGFEIAFGKKPLAVRRGGSIPIISTFEEVLGIKTILMGFGVEDNAIHSPNESFSLDIFRKGIEAVAEFHLAYSKIM; translated from the coding sequence ATGAAACATATACAATCTTACATCGCTTTGCACGAGCAAAGAATGATGAATGAACTTTTCAGTTTAATACGAATTCCTTCAGTCAGTGCTTTACCGGAACATAAAGATGATATGCTGGCATGTGCACAAAGGTGGAAAGAACTATTACTGGAAGCAGGAGCAGACAGAACACAAGTTATGGCATCTTCGGGAAACCCGATTGTTTACGGAGAAAAGATTGTGAGCCCTGATGCAAAAACGGTATTAGTATATGCTCATTACGACGTTATGCCTGCAGAACCACTGGAAAAGTGGACTAGTTCCCCATTTGAACCTGAGATACGCGACGGGAAAATATGGGCAAGAGGTGCGGATGACGATAAAGGACAAGCGTTTATTCAGGTAAAAGCTTTCGAATATTTAGTTAGCCATCTGTTACTCAAAAATAATGTGAAGTTTATTTTTGAGGGAGAAGAAGAAATTGGTTCTCCAAGTCTGGAAGAGTTTTGCAAAGATCACAAAGATTTGTTGAAAGCCGATGTAATTCTTGTGTCGGACACAAGCATGCTGGGTGCCGATCTTCCATCGCTCACAACCGGTTTGAGAGGATTGGCTTACTGGGAAATAGAAGTAACCGGTCCTAACCGCGACCTTCACTCTGGACACTTTGGCGGTGCTGTGGCAAATCCAATCAATATTCTTTGTGGAATGTTGAGTAAGGTTATTGACGAAAACGGACGGATTACAATCCCTCACTTTTATGATGATGTGGAAGCTGTGCCCGATGCCGAAAGAGCCATGATTGCTCAAATACCTTTTGACGAAGAAAAATACAAGAAGTCCATCGATGTAAAAGAGTTGGCAGGGGAAACAGGTTATTCTACACTGGAACGTAACAGTTGTCGCCCATCATTCGATGTATGTGGCATCTGGGGCGGATACACCGGAGAAGGATCGAAAACAGTTTTGCCATCAAAAGCTTATGCAAAAGTATCTTGCAGACTGGTTGCTCATCAGGATCATCATACTATCAGTGAGTTATTTAAGGACTATATAGAGCAAACTGCTCCGGAAACAGTAAAAGTTAAAGTTACTCCTATGCATGGTGGTCAGGGTTATGTATGCCCTATCTCCCACCCCGCATATCGTGCAGCCGAGAAAGGTTTTGAAATAGCATTCGGAAAGAAACCGCTTGCCGTTCGTCGCGGAGGAAGCATCCCAATTATCTCTACATTTGAAGAAGTTCTGGGTATCAAAACCATATTAATGGGCTTTGGAGTTGAAGACAATGCAATACATTCTCCAAATGAAAGTTTCTCTCTGGATATATTCCGCAAGGGAATTGAAGCTGTTGCCGAGTTCCATTTAGCATATTCAAAAATAATGTAA